The Bacteroidales bacterium genome has a window encoding:
- the nadE gene encoding NAD(+) synthase, with amino-acid sequence MKKIKDHIVLSIKKFFEDSNFKKAIIGLSGGLDSAVVFALAVDALGKENVLPVLLPSMFSTQHSIDDSIEMTKNLDTSYEIINITNVYDTILETLSPIFKNAEFDVTEENIQARIRGLLLMAIANKQGRLLLNTTNKSEFLVGYGTLYGDLCGSIAVIGNLYKTQVYELANFINSGKEIIPKNIIIKTPSAELRPNQKDTDSLPDYYILDPLLKAYCDEKKSYDTLIKEGFDKNLVNKVISLIERNKFKELQTPPKISLNSFIINKIYS; translated from the coding sequence ATGAAAAAAATTAAAGATCATATAGTACTTTCAATTAAAAAGTTTTTTGAAGACAGTAATTTTAAGAAAGCTATTATAGGATTATCAGGAGGTTTGGATTCCGCCGTTGTTTTTGCATTAGCTGTTGACGCTTTAGGAAAAGAAAATGTTCTTCCGGTTTTATTGCCGTCAATGTTTTCTACTCAACACTCTATTGATGATTCTATTGAGATGACTAAAAATCTGGATACTTCGTACGAAATTATAAATATCACCAATGTTTATGATACCATTTTGGAAACACTTTCGCCAATATTTAAAAATGCGGAGTTTGATGTAACGGAAGAAAACATTCAAGCTAGAATAAGAGGATTACTTTTAATGGCTATTGCAAACAAACAAGGACGATTACTACTGAATACCACAAACAAAAGTGAATTTTTGGTAGGTTACGGCACTTTATACGGAGACTTATGCGGCAGTATTGCCGTTATCGGCAATTTATATAAAACTCAGGTTTATGAACTTGCAAATTTTATTAATTCCGGAAAAGAAATAATTCCAAAAAATATTATTATAAAAACTCCTTCGGCGGAGTTAAGACCAAATCAAAAAGACACAGATTCGCTACCTGATTATTACATTTTAGACCCGCTTTTAAAAGCATATTGTGATGAAAAGAAAAGTTACGACACACTTATAAAAGAAGGTTTTGATAAAAATCTTGTAAATAAAGTCATATCCTTGATTGAGCGTAATAAGTTCAAAGAACTTCAAACTCCACCTAAAATTTCTTTAAATTCATTTATTATCAATAAAATATATTCATAA
- a CDS encoding GxxExxY protein, with the protein MNKIDNIIRKAISASYKVHNTLGAGFLEKVYEKALCIELKNIEMNVEQQFPITVYYKSEKVGFYYVDQYINNIPIVELKAAENLCLAHEIQLVNYLVATNIDDGLLMNFGQKSVEVKRKFRTYNKNS; encoded by the coding sequence ATGAATAAGATTGACAACATAATAAGAAAAGCAATATCAGCATCTTATAAAGTTCATAATACTTTAGGAGCAGGTTTTCTTGAAAAAGTGTATGAAAAAGCTTTATGTATTGAACTTAAAAATATAGAAATGAACGTTGAGCAACAATTTCCCATTACAGTTTATTATAAAAGTGAAAAGGTTGGGTTCTATTATGTAGATCAATATATAAATAACATTCCTATTGTCGAGCTGAAAGCCGCTGAAAATTTATGTCTTGCTCATGAAATACAATTAGTAAATTATTTAGTTGCAACAAATATTGATGATGGGCTACTTATGAATTTCGGACAAAAGTCTGTAGAAGTAAAAAGAAAATTCAGGACTTACAATAAAAATAGTTGA
- a CDS encoding gliding motility-associated C-terminal domain-containing protein, translating to MLKKILTSILFSLIIFTVYSQNNTVKLNLEAGSDNTSVSVGWEIPSHINPVNLDIYMMDNINQAFSLIESIPNPANNFATVINIILSDFTFHFTAQLTDSQSNIYHSDTLSPIYMTLGGGSISQPHPTIRCPKYPLIAPDTLYLYRKYPYDQTFIRINPQIETGTSFIDNTLTAVCDTNISYYVINKAGNSVSAIKSARYTDPNPPDKPMIRGLTVNDNGDLIIQWHHSTDIDVEFYKIDTILPYGTWQNKDSIPANQTSYVLMKDFCSYNSDFSIQYRVLAVDSCGNSTVWDLDEIAYNPMILNIPYVHECNSVRFSWNNANCISGNINNYFIILNDLNEQTTDTITFNNNNIISEPNENTYYCNINRFNANTSYQCLLYAVNDQQPPDTVRTCAVDFYVGNIPNAPDTLSILGIKYETQSGNNIIDIYVDPEPGKDVEYILYTNPRNNSDGVLKQDTIAIISSDQFPLESGNLTFRDNMQVSSAYNYYLVAKNSCGTSFIDSSFMKSIYLMGEEDSDSHMFRLCFSQNITNYEYDEITYTVHREYFSTNSNEPNEDNIDWMSCNTTPVGSQEFCTYCQTNSPDAVYNYCDYDMDFYYGEDNFSITWHIETEITHINGETSISISNPVTLYASVRMPNAFIPNAINEVNSRFGPLNFSPYNSQDIQSIDFQIFNSWGERIWYGKDIFIDFYWTGKTVNGKDAPAGVYLYIYTITFKNGLSFKTQGSVNLIRH from the coding sequence ATGTTAAAAAAAATATTAACATCAATATTATTTTCACTTATTATTTTTACTGTATATAGTCAAAATAATACAGTAAAACTTAATTTAGAAGCAGGTAGTGATAATACTTCGGTGAGTGTCGGTTGGGAAATACCCTCACATATCAATCCCGTTAATTTGGATATATATATGATGGATAATATTAACCAAGCATTTTCATTAATTGAAAGCATTCCTAATCCTGCAAATAATTTTGCGACAGTAATAAACATTATTCTTTCCGATTTTACATTTCACTTTACGGCACAACTTACGGACAGCCAGTCAAATATTTATCATTCAGACACTCTAAGCCCTATTTACATGACACTCGGGGGCGGCAGTATATCTCAACCTCATCCAACAATAAGATGTCCTAAATATCCTTTAATAGCGCCTGATACTTTATATCTTTACAGAAAGTACCCTTACGATCAAACATTTATCAGAATTAATCCGCAGATTGAAACAGGAACTTCATTTATTGACAACACTTTAACTGCCGTATGCGATACAAATATCTCGTACTATGTTATCAATAAAGCAGGAAATTCTGTTTCGGCAATAAAATCAGCAAGATACACAGATCCTAATCCTCCCGACAAACCTATGATCCGAGGACTGACGGTAAATGATAACGGAGACCTTATTATTCAATGGCATCATTCAACGGATATTGATGTTGAATTTTATAAGATTGATACGATTCTTCCGTATGGAACATGGCAAAACAAAGATAGTATTCCGGCAAACCAGACATCATATGTTCTGATGAAAGACTTCTGTAGTTATAATAGTGATTTTTCCATACAATACAGGGTTTTAGCAGTTGATTCGTGCGGCAATAGTACAGTATGGGATTTAGATGAAATTGCATATAACCCGATGATTCTGAACATTCCATACGTTCATGAATGTAACTCCGTGCGTTTCTCATGGAATAATGCAAATTGCATTAGCGGGAACATAAATAATTATTTCATAATCCTAAATGATCTTAATGAACAAACTACAGATACAATTACTTTTAACAATAACAATATAATTTCCGAACCTAACGAAAATACTTATTATTGTAATATCAATAGATTTAATGCAAATACATCGTATCAATGTTTATTATATGCGGTAAATGATCAGCAACCACCGGATACGGTTAGAACATGTGCTGTCGATTTTTATGTTGGTAACATTCCCAACGCTCCGGATACGCTTTCTATATTGGGCATTAAATATGAAACACAAAGCGGAAACAATATTATTGATATTTATGTTGATCCGGAACCTGGCAAAGATGTTGAATATATTCTATACACGAATCCGCGAAATAACAGTGACGGAGTTTTAAAACAAGATACTATAGCAATAATTTCTTCAGATCAATTTCCTTTAGAATCCGGAAATTTAACTTTTCGCGACAATATGCAAGTTTCATCTGCTTACAATTATTACTTGGTTGCAAAAAATTCATGCGGAACATCATTCATTGATTCTTCTTTTATGAAATCTATTTATTTAATGGGTGAAGAGGATTCAGACTCACACATGTTTCGCCTTTGTTTTTCCCAAAATATTACTAATTATGAGTATGATGAAATTACATATACGGTTCACAGAGAATATTTTTCGACTAACTCAAATGAACCTAACGAAGACAACATAGATTGGATGAGTTGTAACACTACGCCGGTTGGTAGTCAGGAATTTTGCACATATTGTCAGACAAACTCTCCAGATGCTGTTTACAATTACTGTGATTATGATATGGATTTTTATTACGGAGAAGACAACTTTTCAATAACATGGCATATTGAAACTGAAATTACACATATTAACGGTGAAACAAGTATTTCAATATCAAATCCTGTTACATTATATGCTTCTGTTCGAATGCCAAATGCTTTTATTCCAAACGCTATTAATGAGGTGAACAGCCGGTTCGGACCGCTTAATTTCAGCCCGTACAATTCTCAAGACATCCAATCAATAGATTTTCAAATATTTAATTCTTGGGGAGAAAGAATATGGTATGGCAAAGATATTTTCATTGATTTTTATTGGACTGGAAAAACGGTAAACGGTAAAGATGCTCCGGCGGGCGTTTATTTATATATCTATACCATAACGTTTAAAAACGGATTAAGTTTCAAAACTCAAGGCAGCGTAAACTTAATCAGGCATTAG
- a CDS encoding peptidoglycan DD-metalloendopeptidase family protein, with protein sequence MNKIKIIKIISVIIVLFFIILTITSISKCSRKKSADSHEGEIGYVEEQPTMLYGICVDNYDISENTIKKDEVLSTILRQYSVSPGIIHQLENVSKDTYNVRKLKSGATYRILQTKDSVPQAHYFIYDISPIEYCVYSLNDSIYSYLGALPTDTIFKNISGEINSSLWNAMIDIGAAPVLAIKLSDIYAWTIDFFGIQSGDKFEMIYEEIYVGDDRVDYGRILACNFIHANQSNKAYYFVIDGKGDYFDDNGKSLRRQFLKAPLSYSRISSGFSYARKHPITKQVRPHLGVDYAAPAGTAVQSIGDGTVIAKGWDNKGGGNYVKIKHNSVYTTVYMHLKSFGKDISVGNRVRQGQVIGYVGSTGMSTGPHLDFRVYKNGAAINPLKMESPPVEPVPTEMMDEFFKLVKNFEEILR encoded by the coding sequence ATGAATAAAATCAAAATAATAAAGATAATAAGTGTAATTATTGTTCTATTTTTTATCATTCTTACAATAACGTCTATTTCAAAATGTTCAAGAAAAAAATCAGCAGATTCTCACGAAGGAGAAATCGGGTATGTTGAAGAACAACCGACCATGCTTTATGGAATTTGTGTTGATAATTATGATATCTCCGAAAATACAATAAAGAAGGATGAAGTTTTATCAACAATATTGAGACAATACAGCGTTTCTCCGGGAATTATCCATCAATTAGAGAATGTTTCAAAAGACACATACAATGTAAGAAAATTGAAAAGCGGCGCAACATACAGAATTTTGCAAACAAAAGATTCGGTTCCCCAAGCGCATTATTTCATTTATGATATTTCGCCGATTGAATATTGCGTTTATTCTTTAAATGACAGTATTTATTCTTATTTGGGTGCATTACCGACTGATACTATATTTAAAAACATCTCAGGTGAAATTAATTCTTCTCTCTGGAATGCAATGATAGATATAGGAGCCGCCCCGGTTTTAGCAATTAAATTATCTGATATATATGCCTGGACAATAGATTTCTTCGGAATTCAGAGTGGAGATAAATTCGAAATGATTTATGAAGAAATTTATGTAGGCGACGACCGGGTTGATTACGGCAGAATATTAGCATGTAATTTCATTCATGCCAATCAAAGCAATAAAGCATACTATTTTGTTATTGACGGAAAAGGTGATTATTTTGATGATAACGGCAAAAGTTTGAGACGGCAATTTTTAAAAGCGCCATTGAGTTACAGCAGGATAAGTTCAGGATTTTCTTATGCACGAAAACATCCTATAACAAAACAAGTTAGACCTCATTTAGGTGTCGATTATGCTGCCCCTGCGGGGACGGCTGTTCAATCTATAGGCGATGGAACCGTTATTGCAAAAGGCTGGGACAATAAAGGCGGCGGTAATTATGTTAAAATCAAGCACAATAGCGTTTACACCACAGTATATATGCATTTAAAATCATTCGGAAAAGATATTTCTGTCGGAAACAGAGTCAGGCAAGGACAAGTAATTGGTTATGTAGGCAGTACTGGAATGTCAACCGGTCCTCATCTTGACTTTAGAGTTTACAAAAACGGCGCTGCGATTAATCCGCTAAAAATGGAATCGCCGCCAGTAGAGCCGGTACCGACCGAAATGATGGATGAGTTTTTTAAATTGGTGAAAAATTTTGAGGAAATTCTCAGATAA
- a CDS encoding PorT family protein, translated as MNKLRHQFVLFLLCLLLFSSSLKASAQKPESKLFRVGIKLTPNYSWVKYKTQDYIANSQSPGIAFGFISDYLISDDFMVKTGFDFYTLKLDYTMPYSMTVDESYQINYTGSLHRKAKLNYFEIPITLKYLVVNSNKFSVNAQLGLKFGFNFRSKADEDFTYVDLDMKHQTFSRSGVNINEEIAGFKMALVVGGGVEYNIYKNVVIFCSLLVNPGITNIMSGFNTTNTNILNKATANSIELSIGFII; from the coding sequence ATGAATAAACTTAGACATCAATTTGTTTTATTTTTATTATGCCTTCTTCTATTTTCAAGTAGCTTAAAGGCCTCTGCGCAAAAACCTGAAAGCAAGTTATTTAGGGTTGGGATAAAATTAACGCCGAATTATTCATGGGTAAAATATAAAACTCAAGATTATATTGCTAATTCTCAAAGTCCGGGAATTGCATTCGGTTTCATCAGCGATTATTTAATTAGTGATGATTTCATGGTAAAAACAGGTTTTGACTTTTATACTTTGAAACTTGACTATACTATGCCGTACAGTATGACGGTCGATGAATCATATCAGATAAATTATACGGGAAGTTTACATCGCAAAGCAAAGTTGAATTACTTTGAAATTCCTATTACCCTGAAATACTTAGTTGTAAATTCTAATAAATTCAGCGTTAATGCACAATTAGGATTAAAATTCGGGTTTAATTTTAGATCGAAGGCCGATGAGGATTTTACTTATGTGGATTTAGACATGAAGCATCAGACTTTCAGCAGAAGCGGAGTAAATATAAATGAAGAAATTGCAGGTTTTAAAATGGCTTTGGTTGTAGGCGGAGGAGTGGAATATAATATTTATAAAAATGTAGTTATATTTTGTTCACTATTGGTAAATCCCGGAATAACCAACATAATGTCGGGTTTTAATACTACAAATACAAATATCTTAAATAAAGCTACCGCAAACAGTATAGAGTTATCAATAGGTTTTATTATATAA
- a CDS encoding PatB family C-S lyase, whose protein sequence is MRYDFDEIVDRRGTHNVKHDLAEKVFGTNEIIPMWVADMDFKTPDFIVKALKERCKHEFFGYTYAYEGYTSSVLNWLKNHYNLPATKNDIHFIPGIVAGIAFCIQAFTKENDKILILTPVYPPFINLPERNNRQVVCSKLKTENSRFSIDFSDFFEKIKGCKMMILSNPHNPGGTVWSKEELQRIARICHKNNVVVISDEIHADLILPGHKHHSFASVSEDAKECSITFIAPSKTFNIAGLSSSISCIFNNNIKEKYYGYLNRNEIANGNIFAFTACEAAFNYGDNWLLQLSSYLEKNVEYLRNFFENHLPMLKIIIPEASYLIWIDFNALGMNHEELKDFLVKKAKLGLNSGTEFGDGYEGFMRMNIGCPRSILITALDNLKSSIKSLGKLNE, encoded by the coding sequence ATGCGTTACGATTTTGATGAAATAGTAGACAGACGCGGCACTCATAATGTAAAACATGATCTTGCGGAGAAAGTCTTCGGTACAAATGAAATAATTCCTATGTGGGTTGCGGATATGGATTTCAAAACTCCGGATTTTATTGTAAAAGCTTTGAAAGAACGTTGCAAGCATGAGTTTTTCGGATATACTTATGCTTATGAAGGATATACTTCTTCTGTGCTTAACTGGTTGAAAAATCATTATAATCTACCTGCAACGAAAAATGATATTCATTTTATTCCAGGAATTGTTGCAGGAATTGCTTTTTGCATACAAGCTTTTACAAAAGAAAATGATAAAATATTAATCTTAACACCTGTTTATCCTCCATTTATCAATTTGCCGGAAAGAAATAACCGACAAGTAGTTTGTTCAAAGTTGAAAACAGAAAACAGTAGATTTTCCATTGATTTCAGTGATTTTTTTGAAAAAATCAAAGGTTGCAAAATGATGATTCTTTCCAATCCGCATAATCCGGGCGGAACTGTTTGGTCTAAGGAAGAGCTTCAACGAATAGCACGTATATGTCACAAAAACAATGTTGTTGTAATTTCAGATGAAATACATGCCGATTTAATCTTACCCGGCCATAAGCATCACTCATTTGCTTCTGTATCTGAAGATGCAAAAGAATGTTCCATAACTTTTATTGCACCGAGTAAAACGTTTAATATTGCCGGATTATCAAGTTCAATAAGCTGCATTTTCAATAACAACATCAAAGAAAAATACTACGGATATTTAAATCGTAATGAGATAGCCAACGGTAATATTTTTGCATTTACCGCGTGCGAAGCAGCATTTAATTACGGTGATAATTGGTTGCTTCAACTTAGTTCATATCTTGAGAAGAATGTAGAATACCTCAGAAATTTCTTTGAAAATCATTTACCGATGCTCAAAATTATTATCCCTGAAGCGTCTTATCTTATATGGATAGATTTTAATGCTCTTGGGATGAACCATGAGGAATTAAAGGATTTTCTCGTAAAAAAAGCTAAACTCGGACTAAACAGCGGTACTGAATTTGGCGACGGTTATGAAGGATTTATGAGAATGAATATCGGTTGTCCCAGATCAATTCTCATTACTGCATTAGATAATTTAAAATCATCAATTAAAAGTTTAGGCAAATTAAATGAATAA
- a CDS encoding PKD domain-containing protein — protein sequence MKKPAFIFILIFLSFITFAQNKYFDFSNRGEVYFSFKTDDKKIIEQLARIISIDKIENNDDIIAYANEKEFNKFLEFGIEPQILTPPSMLEEHKMFTLDDYYSKAVNEWDSYPTYEAYIAMMEDFENDFPDLCETIEFCTTVNNRKLLICKITSDINPNKKTKVHLSSTMHGDENTGYVLMLRLIDYILNNYETDTRIKNILDNAEIWICPNANPDGTYKTGNSNVSGATRYNGNNVDLNRNYMDDASENPHPDGNEWQPETVAFMALQEEQKFNLAVNIHGGAEVCNYPWDNKNTLSADNSWWVYVCREYADTVHVHNPSYMTYLNNGITRGSMWYMIDGGRQDYANYYDHCREFCLEISNTKTPTASTLPNYWNWNYRSFLNFIEQALYGIHGTTTDGGTGLPVKCSVVIESHDHTESHVFSNQTTGYYVRPIKAGTYTITYTAQGYDPEVRTLTVNDKEKIIQDIQFNYSGMTPDFSADNTDININTQVSFTDESYSINPITEYDWTFEGGTPSVSNVESPVVTYNESGVFNVSLTIYDGTTYKTITKEDYITVSVQHIMQNGIIETCDGYFLDSGGINGEYSNNENYIMTFKPSSQTSLIKVTFLEFDIEEHSSCDYDYLIVYDGPDTSSPSLGKYCGTNLPGPFISTADDGALTFVFNSDYSQTGAGWKAVVECIPTVAIPPIAEFSASHTSITINNQINFFDESENNPTSWEWTFEGGYPASSNEQNPIVTYYSPGDFDVNLKVSNQDGEDIILKENYINVTLSIDQFDANIKIYPNPAKETIKIESETLINEIEVIDLSGKRILHQHIKENNATININRIPYGVYLLNVQLENSKITSKIIISE from the coding sequence ATGAAAAAACCGGCATTTATATTTATTCTAATCTTTTTATCTTTTATAACATTTGCACAAAATAAGTATTTTGATTTTTCAAATCGTGGTGAAGTTTATTTTTCTTTCAAAACCGATGACAAGAAAATAATTGAACAACTTGCCAGAATAATTTCTATTGATAAAATTGAAAATAATGACGATATTATTGCTTATGCTAATGAAAAAGAATTTAATAAATTTCTTGAATTTGGTATTGAACCGCAGATATTAACACCTCCGTCAATGCTTGAGGAACATAAAATGTTCACTCTTGATGATTATTATTCTAAGGCTGTAAATGAATGGGACTCCTACCCTACTTATGAAGCCTACATTGCAATGATGGAAGATTTTGAAAATGACTTCCCCGACTTATGTGAAACAATAGAATTCTGTACCACTGTTAATAACAGAAAATTATTGATTTGTAAAATTACCAGCGATATAAATCCGAATAAAAAGACTAAAGTACATTTAAGTTCGACTATGCATGGCGACGAAAACACAGGTTATGTATTAATGCTAAGATTAATTGACTATATTTTAAACAATTACGAAACCGATACCAGAATAAAAAACATTCTTGATAATGCCGAAATCTGGATTTGTCCGAACGCTAATCCCGACGGAACATATAAAACCGGCAACAGTAATGTTAGCGGCGCAACAAGGTATAATGGAAATAATGTTGATTTAAACAGGAATTACATGGATGATGCTTCCGAGAATCCTCACCCCGACGGCAACGAATGGCAACCGGAGACAGTAGCATTTATGGCATTACAAGAAGAACAAAAGTTTAACCTTGCGGTAAATATACATGGCGGTGCGGAAGTTTGTAATTATCCATGGGATAACAAAAATACGTTGAGTGCCGATAATAGCTGGTGGGTATATGTTTGCCGCGAATATGCAGATACCGTACATGTTCACAATCCATCGTACATGACATATCTGAACAATGGAATCACAAGAGGCTCAATGTGGTATATGATTGATGGCGGCCGCCAGGATTATGCAAATTATTATGATCACTGCAGAGAGTTTTGCTTAGAAATAAGTAATACAAAAACTCCGACTGCCAGCACATTACCGAATTATTGGAATTGGAATTACCGTTCATTCTTAAATTTTATTGAACAAGCATTATATGGTATTCACGGTACGACAACAGACGGAGGAACAGGCTTACCGGTTAAATGTAGTGTTGTTATTGAAAGTCACGACCATACGGAATCACATGTTTTTTCCAACCAGACAACAGGTTATTACGTAAGACCAATAAAAGCAGGTACATATACAATTACATATACCGCTCAAGGTTATGATCCTGAAGTAAGAACGCTTACCGTTAATGATAAAGAGAAAATAATCCAAGACATTCAATTTAATTATTCGGGAATGACACCTGATTTCTCTGCCGATAATACAGATATAAACATAAATACGCAAGTATCATTTACTGATGAATCGTATTCAATAAATCCCATTACTGAATATGATTGGACTTTTGAAGGCGGAACACCATCTGTTAGTAATGTTGAAAGCCCTGTCGTAACATATAATGAATCAGGAGTTTTTAATGTAAGCTTAACAATTTATGACGGCACAACCTATAAAACAATTACAAAAGAAGATTACATTACGGTTTCTGTCCAACATATTATGCAGAACGGCATTATTGAAACTTGTGACGGATATTTTTTAGACTCGGGCGGCATAAACGGAGAATATTCTAATAATGAAAACTATATCATGACCTTTAAACCTTCTTCACAAACATCATTAATAAAAGTAACATTTTTAGAATTTGATATTGAAGAGCACAGTTCATGTGATTATGATTATTTAATCGTTTATGACGGTCCGGATACTTCATCCCCATCACTGGGAAAATATTGCGGAACCAATCTTCCAGGACCATTTATTTCTACTGCTGACGACGGTGCTTTAACCTTTGTTTTTAATAGTGATTATTCTCAAACAGGTGCGGGTTGGAAAGCTGTTGTAGAATGTATTCCGACAGTAGCAATACCACCAATTGCAGAGTTCTCGGCATCACATACAAGTATCACAATTAATAATCAAATCAACTTTTTCGACGAATCTGAAAACAATCCTACTTCGTGGGAGTGGACTTTTGAAGGTGGCTATCCAGCATCCAGCAATGAACAAAATCCAATTGTAACATACTATTCGCCAGGAGATTTTGACGTAAATTTAAAGGTCAGCAATCAGGACGGAGAAGATATTATACTAAAAGAAAATTATATTAATGTAACTTTATCTATTGATCAATTTGATGCAAACATCAAGATTTATCCTAATCCGGCTAAAGAAACAATTAAAATAGAATCCGAAACGTTAATAAACGAGATTGAAGTTATTGATTTATCCGGCAAAAGAATACTACATCAGCATATTAAAGAAAATAATGCTACAATTAATATAAATAGGATTCCTTACGGAGTATATCTACTTAATGTTCAATTAGAAAATTCAAAAATTACATCAAAAATAATAATTTCCGAATAA